The following nucleotide sequence is from Anguilla rostrata isolate EN2019 chromosome 3, ASM1855537v3, whole genome shotgun sequence.
GGAGCTGGACGAGAGATTTTgggccctccctccccactcacCTGGGACAGCCCCACTTGAGCTGCTCGCAGAGCTCCTGGATGAAGGCGGAGCCCCTGTAGGTGTGGCGATAGGACTTGCGGTCCTCCACAGTGGCCATTCCCAGCAGGAAGTCCGAGTCGTTGGGGATGGTGTCGGGCCCCACGGGGCCGGCATCGGTGTCGTAGGGGTCCTCTGGCCCGTCGGCCCGGGCGGGCGGCTCCTCGTCCTGCGCCTGGCAGGCCTGGATGAAGAAGAGCTTGGGCTTCCCGGCCAGCGAGGGGCAGCGGCTGCTGGTGAAGGGCTGGGTGAGCTGGCGGATGGGCACCGCGCCTCCGTCCGTGCCGTACACTGCGCCCTTCTTCCCGTGCGAGAGCACGCAGCACACGAAGGCGTCCAGCTGGCCGTGCCTCTTCCCGCCAAACTCCTCCACCACCGCCAGCAGCTGTGCCTGACCCAGGTCCCTGCGGTGATGCACCGTGAAGTGCAGCCTCGAGAAAACCTCGTCCAGGGCCCCTGAGAatggagggatgagagagagagagagagcatgagggagggaggggtgggtaaGAGTAATGTTGTCTGCTGGGCTGGGAAATAATCCATCTGCTTCTGGATTAATCCGTACAGGTTACTCACTTTCATCTACGTCTGTGCCGTCACGGTTTCCCAATTTCAGTTCCGGGTGTTTAATCAAGGCCTCCCCAAAGTCAtagttgttgatgatgatgcaGTGGCCTCGCGGTTGACGCCTCATGTCATAAACCTGGAGCATTGGAAACCATATCATCAAAGGGATTTACTGAAATACCTGGGAATACTAAACCAATCTCTCACACTTTAAAAGGTCAAATTATACCTCCAGCTATGGATCGGTTCGCTGATCCATAATCTTCTGCCACTAGTGAACAGCAGGCTCCCAGCTAGCTGCACACCTCATTAAGCTCTTCCCACCTCACTGTCCATATTCAGCAGCAAATTCACCATCTGTCCACTCATAACTATCTACATATTTTCAACTAAAAATAGGCTTAGTGGCATTTCAGTTGAATTAGTCATTCTTCTTTGATTgactgtaaatatatacattttaattttgtttatttctacgTGTTGTGGAACAAGACATTGTGTTAAAAGACTGATTGTAATGGCTTATAAATGCACTAATAAGGGATAAATTCATAATCAAAATATGTCAAGCTCCCCTACCCTctgcaaaaacaataacagacaCAGGCTTTAATCGGCTTGGGGGATATTTTTGCAAACAGTGGTTAACTGCAATGTCTCATAAGGAAAATCATCCTTCGCAGCCACTAATGTCATAAAGGAAACTtgtcttgtttcttttcttctcttctcttcagaAGGTCAGTATTCTAAGAACCTTGCCCATTAGGAGGGGTATAGAACTGGTGTAACATCAGTGTTTGAGGAACTTGCCTTGTCAAAGCTAtagttcctggttatggttatacactttgttgtacgtcgctctgggtaagagcgtctgccaaatgcctgtaatgtaatgtaatgtaatgtatagttCCCTGATGGGGAAGTTAGAATACGACACTATATTTGCCAAAGAATCACCACTCCAACCTGGCATTGTTGTTCCACGACAGTGTATAAAGAACCAAATGGAAGTACTGAAGAAGTCATTTTTATCATGGTTATTCCCCAAACTGTACTAAATTGTGTACTAAATTTAAAGGTgttacataaattatttttatatgtttgctATCTCTTTTAAAGTCTAATTACCTCCTCACACGTGGATTCTGGCACGGTGTCCACAGATAGTTGACTGTGCATAGGTGTCCCTGAGGGAAAATCTAAAGAGAGAGTTAGTCTACATGGGACAGGTGAAAGACTGGGTGTGGCAGGTGTAATTGAGTTAGTACATACAGGAAATAGGTGATAGAGTTAGTAGAGATGTAGGACAGGTAAGTAGATAAACTCACTGGAATAGGTGTGAAAAAAGATTTGTCTGTGGAACGGGTGGCTGAACGTTTCACCATGTCTGCAGTTTATTTGTGCACAAGCATGTGTGAGTTAGGACGGGATCTGTGAGGTTCAAACACATAAGCAAACTTACCGCTGGGACTCGGCTCTGGGACAGATGCATTCTGGGTCGGCTGTAGTGAAGTGGGTGGCTTGAGGTGGAGAATATGAATACAAACCAGTAACGTACATACATGACCATAAATCAAATGGGAAACACATCctaaatgttgtatttattacaAAACTCACCTGTTGCCTGCCATCAGCAGGGAGAGAAAGGCTAGGGCTACTGTCCATGTAGCTGGGCACAGATGACTCCTGGCATGGGGCATGGTTTAAATTATGGCCCTCTGCAGGAGAAGGTAGgtctaaaaatgaaatacacacgcatacatagtAGAGTGAGAGCGTTAGCGGGGGCtcccagaacattccagaaacatGTAAGGTTAAGATGACCATGCCGAGCACATCTCCAGACTGTCCATTTAGCAGTATCTTTATGTCCCAAAAAACACAGTAGAACTGGCCTTAGAATGTAATTCAGGTTTGGCATACAcatcagaaaataatttgaattgtGGATGGTTATTCATAGGGCTTCCACCCACAGCCTGGTGTTCCACTCAcctgccctctgctgtgcaAACTCCTGCACTCTTGTGGCCAGCTGCTTGTCACACGAGTCAAACACATTCTGCAGCACCTCCAGAGAGTCCTCTCTCAGCAGCTCCTgcttctccatggcaaccagcaCATCCAAGAAAGTCTGCAGTAAAGATGACAGGGAATGCAGCAATCGAGCAGTCATActttaaaacacaattaaacCGGGCACTATGCAAATACAGCCCATACTGTTAGCACATG
It contains:
- the LOC135251034 gene encoding caspase-8-like isoform X4, translating into MLCSSYINTILADMNIHRTGREAERLEVLHKIDSELDSNDVAALKFLCRDLVPQKHLERVCDGRDLFMRLKDQGLLEDGFLGELLHIIRRMDLLRKLGINCAEIQGRTATRISPYRKMLYNLSEEVTEENLRAIKFLLKLPRGKLETSATFLDVLVAMEKQELLREDSLEVLQNVFDSCDKQLATRVQEFAQQRADLPSPAEGHNLNHAPCQESSVPSYMDSSPSLSLPADGRQQPPTSLQPTQNASVPEPSPSDFPSGTPMHSQLSVDTVPESTCEEVYDMRRQPRGHCIIINNYDFGEALIKHPELKLGNRDGTDVDERALDEVFSRLHFTVHHRRDLGQAQLLAVVEEFGGKRHGQLDAFVCCVLSHGKKGAVYGTDGGAVPIRQLTQPFTSSRCPSLAGKPKLFFIQACQAQDEEPPARADGPEDPYDTDAGPVGPDTIPNDSDFLLGMATVEDRKSYRHTYRGSAFIQELCEQLKWGCPREEDILSIMTRVNRKVSSTSLGKFKQMPEPRYTLTKKLIMSMD
- the LOC135251034 gene encoding caspase-8-like isoform X3, whose amino-acid sequence is MLCSSYINTILADMNIHRTAGREAERLEVLHKIDSELDSNDVAALKFLCRDLVPQKHLERVCDGRDLFMRLKDQGLLEDGFLGELLHIIRRMDLLRKLGINCAEIQGRTATRISPYRKMLYNLSEEVTEENLRAIKFLLKLPRGKLETSATFLDVLVAMEKQELLREDSLEVLQNVFDSCDKQLATRVQEFAQQRADLPSPAEGHNLNHAPCQESSVPSYMDSSPSLSLPADGRQQPPTSLQPTQNASVPEPSPSDFPSGTPMHSQLSVDTVPESTCEEVYDMRRQPRGHCIIINNYDFGEALIKHPELKLGNRDGTDVDERALDEVFSRLHFTVHHRRDLGQAQLLAVVEEFGGKRHGQLDAFVCCVLSHGKKGAVYGTDGGAVPIRQLTQPFTSSRCPSLAGKPKLFFIQACQAQDEEPPARADGPEDPYDTDAGPVGPDTIPNDSDFLLGMATVEDRKSYRHTYRGSAFIQELCEQLKWGCPREEDILSIMTRVNRKVSSTSLGKFKQMPEPRYTLTKKLIMSMD
- the LOC135251034 gene encoding caspase-8-like isoform X2 — encoded protein: MDFSRGREAERLEVLHKIDSELDSNDVAALKFLCRDLVPQKHLERVCDGRDLFMRLKDQGLLEDGFLGELLHIIRRMDLLRKLGINCAEIQGRTATRISPYRKMLYNLSEEVTEENLRAIKFLLKLPRGKLETSATFLDVLVAMEKQELLREDSLEVLQNVFDSCDKQLATRVQEFAQQRADLPSPAEGHNLNHAPCQESSVPSYMDSSPSLSLPADGRQQPPTSLQPTQNASVPEPSPSDFPSGTPMHSQLSVDTVPESTCEEVYDMRRQPRGHCIIINNYDFGEALIKHPELKLGNRDGTDVDERALDEVFSRLHFTVHHRRDLGQAQLLAVVEEFGGKRHGQLDAFVCCVLSHGKKGAVYGTDGGAVPIRQLTQPFTSSRCPSLAGKPKLFFIQACQAQDEEPPARADGPEDPYDTDAGPVGPDTIPNDSDFLLGMATVEDRKSYRHTYRGSAFIQELCEQLKWGCPREEDILSIMTRVNRKVSSTSLGKFKQMPEPRYTLTKKLIMSMD
- the LOC135251034 gene encoding caspase-8-like isoform X1, with product MDFSRAGREAERLEVLHKIDSELDSNDVAALKFLCRDLVPQKHLERVCDGRDLFMRLKDQGLLEDGFLGELLHIIRRMDLLRKLGINCAEIQGRTATRISPYRKMLYNLSEEVTEENLRAIKFLLKLPRGKLETSATFLDVLVAMEKQELLREDSLEVLQNVFDSCDKQLATRVQEFAQQRADLPSPAEGHNLNHAPCQESSVPSYMDSSPSLSLPADGRQQPPTSLQPTQNASVPEPSPSDFPSGTPMHSQLSVDTVPESTCEEVYDMRRQPRGHCIIINNYDFGEALIKHPELKLGNRDGTDVDERALDEVFSRLHFTVHHRRDLGQAQLLAVVEEFGGKRHGQLDAFVCCVLSHGKKGAVYGTDGGAVPIRQLTQPFTSSRCPSLAGKPKLFFIQACQAQDEEPPARADGPEDPYDTDAGPVGPDTIPNDSDFLLGMATVEDRKSYRHTYRGSAFIQELCEQLKWGCPREEDILSIMTRVNRKVSSTSLGKFKQMPEPRYTLTKKLIMSMD